The region CCGTATTTAGCACGCGCTCGCCGCCTTCAATGACGCGACGCGCCCGTTCGGCCTGCGCCTCGTCGTCTCTCAAGAGATAGCGCAGCAGGACATTGGTGTCGATTGCAATCAAGACGTTTGGTTACGGTTCCCTTCCATGGCGTCCTCGCGCGACTTCTCGTCTGAAACCGTCTGATCCCCTTCGAGATGCGCCAGGCATCCCCAGGCGCTGCCGGGCTCCTGGCGGATTACGGTAATGCGCCCGTCGGCCACGAAGCTCTGGCATTCGTCGCCCGGCTCGA is a window of Gemmatimonadota bacterium DNA encoding:
- a CDS encoding AbrB/MazE/SpoVT family DNA-binding domain-containing protein yields the protein MPRVSAKRQITLPADQCRLVGIEPGDECQSFVADGRITVIRQEPGSAWGCLAHLEGDQTVSDEKSREDAMEGNRNQTS